In a genomic window of Thiosocius teredinicola:
- a CDS encoding pilus assembly protein PilP — protein MMKKFIPLMVPLLLAGCVNTDKSDLQTYIDDVKSRQASGIEPIPEIKQVVGFVYAAKNRRDPFTPQEDETAATESVLDTGIRPDPNRRKEELESYSLDSLRMVGTLEQEQATWGLVKTSDGTIHRVATGNYLGLNDGKITRISEDKIELIELVPTGSGFLEKEAALALGEE, from the coding sequence ATGATGAAGAAGTTCATCCCATTGATGGTGCCTCTGTTGCTGGCCGGTTGTGTCAATACCGACAAGTCTGATCTGCAGACCTATATCGACGATGTGAAGAGTCGTCAGGCGTCAGGTATCGAACCGATTCCGGAGATCAAGCAGGTGGTGGGGTTTGTCTACGCGGCCAAGAATCGTCGCGATCCCTTTACGCCGCAGGAAGACGAAACCGCCGCAACGGAGTCTGTGTTGGATACGGGAATCCGTCCCGATCCGAATCGGCGCAAAGAAGAGTTGGAGTCATATTCGCTCGACTCGCTGCGCATGGTAGGAACGTTGGAGCAGGAACAAGCGACCTGGGGTCTGGTCAAGACCTCGGATGGCACGATACATCGCGTGGCGACGGGCAATTATCTGGGCCTGAATGACGGCAAGATCACACGCATCAGTGAAGACAAAATAGAGCTGATTGAACTCGTACCCACTGGTTCAGGCTTCTTGGAAAAAGAAGCAGCATTGGCACTGGGCGAGGAATAG
- a CDS encoding type IV pilus inner membrane component PilO has product MNMQELNELDFSNIGDWPAIVKAILIIIVCALVGVGWYYLDTEAQYVELERVERIEQDLRGEFEEKQQKAANLEAYRAQLNEMRESFGAMLRQLPNKTEVADLLVDVSQTGLAAGLEFELFQPQSEIPKDFYAELPIKLRVIGTYHEFGEFVSGLAALPRIVTVHDVSIAPRPNSPGELIMEATARTYRYLDEAGG; this is encoded by the coding sequence ATGAACATGCAGGAACTCAACGAGCTTGATTTCAGCAACATCGGTGACTGGCCGGCCATCGTCAAGGCGATCCTGATCATCATCGTGTGCGCGCTGGTTGGTGTGGGCTGGTATTACCTTGATACCGAGGCGCAGTACGTCGAGCTCGAACGTGTCGAGCGGATCGAACAGGACTTGCGTGGAGAATTCGAAGAAAAGCAGCAAAAAGCGGCCAATCTCGAAGCCTACCGGGCGCAGCTGAACGAAATGCGCGAGTCATTCGGTGCGATGCTGCGTCAGTTGCCGAACAAGACCGAGGTCGCCGACCTGCTGGTGGACGTCTCGCAGACCGGTCTCGCAGCCGGGTTGGAATTCGAATTGTTCCAACCGCAGTCAGAGATCCCGAAAGACTTCTACGCAGAGCTGCCGATCAAGTTGCGAGTCATCGGCACCTATCACGAGTTTGGTGAGTTCGTCAGTGGCCTGGCGGCGTTACCGCGAATCGTCACTGTGCACGACGTTTCCATCGCACCGCGCCCTAATTCACCGGGTGAACTGATCATGGAAGCGACCGCTCGTACGTACCGTTATCTTGATGAGGCAGGTGGCTGA
- a CDS encoding PilN domain-containing protein, with protein MARINLLPWREKLRKQRRRDFGLMVLGALVVTFLGLFYWHMFNQGMIDNQNERNRILEGEIATMNKAIKEIEELDRTRQKLIARMKVIEDLQVSRPQIVHLFDELVTVVPDGAYLTKAVQAGKKLVLDGRAQSNARVSTYMRNIEASPWLNDPKLKIIEHKDEDRKAAAGSTFQLDLVQVVPKEEAAQ; from the coding sequence ATGGCGCGCATTAACCTATTACCTTGGCGAGAAAAACTGCGCAAGCAGCGTCGCCGTGACTTCGGCCTGATGGTGCTTGGTGCCTTGGTGGTGACCTTTCTCGGTCTCTTCTACTGGCACATGTTCAATCAGGGAATGATTGACAACCAGAACGAGCGCAACCGCATTCTGGAGGGCGAAATCGCCACGATGAACAAGGCGATAAAAGAGATCGAGGAGCTCGATCGCACCCGCCAGAAGCTGATTGCCCGCATGAAGGTGATCGAAGACCTGCAGGTCAGTCGCCCTCAAATTGTGCATCTGTTTGACGAGTTGGTGACGGTTGTGCCGGATGGAGCCTATCTGACGAAAGCTGTGCAGGCCGGCAAGAAACTGGTGCTGGATGGTCGCGCACAGTCGAACGCCCGTGTCTCGACCTATATGCGAAATATCGAGGCCAGCCCCTGGCTGAACGATCCCAAGCTCAAGATCATCGAGCACAAAGACGAGGACCGTAAAGCGGCGGCGGGGAGCACCTTCCAGTTGGATTTGGTGCAGGTTGTGCCCAAAGAGGAGGCTGCCCAATGA
- a CDS encoding pilus assembly protein PilM, translating to MGLFTQKKVPLLGLDISSTAVKLLELSQHNGRGGVRYRVESYAVEPLPSTAVVEKNIADVEAVGKAIRSVVRKAGTRNKRAAVAVSGSAVITKVISMPAALSESEMESQIQLEADQYIPYPLEEVNIDFQVQGPSENSPELVDVLLAASRSENVDDRVAALELAGLTCDIVDVEAYAMENACSQLADQWPNAGEDQIIAVADIGATTTTLNVLHNNRIIYTREQNFGGRQLTEEIQRRYGLSVEEAGMAKRQGGLPDNYIPEVLEPFKEAMAQQVNRSIQFFYSASAFNNVDLVVLAGGSSSVPGIDDLIQERLGVETVIANPFANMAVASKVKPQVLSNDAPALMIACGLALRSFD from the coding sequence ATGGGCCTTTTTACCCAGAAGAAGGTGCCGCTACTCGGACTGGATATCAGTTCAACAGCGGTGAAGTTGCTCGAATTGAGTCAACATAATGGCCGTGGGGGTGTCCGTTATCGCGTAGAGAGTTACGCGGTGGAGCCGCTTCCCTCAACGGCAGTCGTTGAGAAAAACATCGCTGATGTCGAGGCGGTCGGCAAGGCGATCCGCAGCGTTGTCCGCAAGGCGGGTACCCGCAATAAACGGGCGGCGGTGGCCGTTTCCGGATCGGCAGTCATCACTAAGGTGATTTCGATGCCGGCGGCGCTCTCCGAATCTGAAATGGAGAGCCAGATCCAGCTCGAAGCGGATCAGTACATCCCGTACCCCCTCGAAGAGGTCAACATCGATTTCCAGGTCCAGGGGCCGTCGGAAAACAGCCCGGAACTGGTCGATGTACTACTGGCGGCATCGCGTAGCGAGAACGTCGATGACCGGGTCGCGGCGCTGGAACTCGCCGGGTTGACCTGTGACATCGTCGATGTCGAGGCCTACGCGATGGAAAACGCCTGCAGCCAGCTGGCCGACCAGTGGCCCAACGCGGGTGAAGATCAGATCATCGCCGTCGCCGATATCGGCGCGACGACGACCACCCTCAACGTCCTGCACAACAACCGCATCATTTATACGCGTGAACAGAATTTCGGTGGGCGCCAGCTGACCGAAGAGATTCAGCGTCGATACGGCTTGTCGGTGGAAGAGGCCGGCATGGCGAAGCGCCAGGGCGGTCTGCCGGACAATTACATCCCGGAAGTCCTCGAGCCGTTCAAAGAAGCGATGGCACAGCAGGTCAATCGTTCCATCCAGTTCTTCTATTCGGCAAGTGCGTTCAACAACGTCGACTTGGTCGTTTTGGCGGGCGGCAGCTCGTCGGTACCGGGTATCGACGACCTGATTCAGGAGCGTCTTGGCGTTGAAACGGTGATTGCCAATCCGTTTGCGAACATGGCGGTTGCTTCAAAGGTTAAACCACAGGTGCTCAGTAACGACGCTCCGGCGTTGATGATCGCTTGCGGACTGGCACTGAGGAGCTTTGACTAA
- a CDS encoding penicillin-binding protein 1A, whose product MKWFWKFFKFGLWLGIFGVLAGAAAVGIAYYYLEPELPEIDNLRDVRLQVPLKVYTRDDRLIAEFGEKRRIPLDHEELPERLIQAFLAAEDANFYTHPGVDYRGLARAGIQLALTGEKRQGGSTITMQVARNFYLSSQKTFTRKISEIFLALRIENELSKAEILELYLNKIYLGHRAYGVGAAARVYYGKTVGDLDLAQTAMIAGLPKAPSAFNPLTNPSRAIARRNYVLSRMLELGYIDQAQYDEAHAQPVTASRYSPDIQIEAPYAAEMVRAEMVDRFGEDAYTGGYSVYTTLKAEEQSAANGALRHALDDYSDRHGYYGPESQLDSVPTQPEELDAILADHPTVGELLPAVVTAVDDKAASVYLGEGSTGTVDWKQMEWARPYIELDNRGPAPKKPADVVAAGDLIRVKWVEQDDKKVLRLSQIPRVAAAMIALDPNNGSIRALVGGYDFYHSKFNRVTQAKRQPGSGFKAFIYSAALASGFTPASLINDAPVVFEDPSLEGAWRPENYSGKFFGPTRLRYALTKSRNLVSIRLLSSMGIDNAVRHIAKFGFDPKEIPHNLSLALGSTEVTPLQMATGYAVLANGGYRVEPFMINRIEQSDVGVIYRANPLTVCKDCPAVVADTAAETPTDQAEESAAPPNESATDQQPRVAPRVLDERNRYLMYSMMQDVIRAGTATKARELGRKDIAGKTGTTNDQRDAWFNGFNQNIVANVWVGFDDNSKLGRGEVGGKAALPAWIEFMRTALNDVPDVEPTMPKGIVRMRIDPRTGARASAATEDAIFELFMAENAPEYAGGTTNTGTVSSQPVTTTPPTQDLF is encoded by the coding sequence ATGAAGTGGTTCTGGAAATTTTTTAAGTTTGGGCTGTGGCTGGGGATCTTCGGCGTGCTCGCCGGGGCCGCTGCTGTCGGCATCGCCTACTACTATCTCGAACCCGAGCTCCCCGAAATCGACAACCTGCGCGACGTCCGCTTGCAGGTGCCGTTGAAGGTCTACACGCGTGACGACAGACTGATCGCGGAGTTCGGCGAGAAGCGCCGGATACCGCTGGATCACGAAGAACTGCCGGAGCGTCTTATCCAGGCATTCCTCGCCGCCGAAGACGCCAATTTCTACACCCATCCGGGTGTCGACTATCGCGGTCTGGCGCGCGCCGGCATCCAACTCGCCTTGACCGGCGAGAAACGCCAAGGCGGCAGTACCATCACCATGCAGGTCGCACGCAACTTCTACCTGAGCAGTCAGAAGACGTTTACCCGCAAGATCAGCGAGATATTTCTCGCCCTGCGCATTGAAAACGAGTTGAGCAAAGCAGAGATCCTGGAGCTCTATCTGAACAAAATTTACCTGGGTCATCGCGCCTATGGTGTCGGCGCAGCGGCGCGCGTGTACTACGGCAAAACGGTCGGAGATCTCGATCTTGCCCAGACCGCCATGATAGCGGGCTTGCCGAAGGCTCCGTCTGCCTTCAATCCATTAACCAATCCATCGCGTGCCATCGCACGCCGCAACTACGTGCTGTCGCGGATGCTCGAACTGGGTTACATCGACCAAGCACAGTACGACGAAGCCCACGCGCAACCAGTCACGGCGAGCCGATACTCGCCCGACATCCAGATCGAGGCGCCGTACGCCGCCGAAATGGTACGCGCCGAGATGGTCGACCGCTTTGGGGAAGATGCGTACACCGGTGGCTATTCGGTCTATACGACACTGAAGGCCGAGGAGCAGAGCGCCGCCAACGGGGCATTGCGTCACGCCCTCGACGACTACAGCGACCGCCACGGCTATTACGGCCCCGAAAGTCAGCTCGACAGCGTGCCCACGCAACCGGAAGAACTGGACGCCATTCTCGCGGATCACCCGACCGTCGGCGAACTGCTGCCGGCCGTGGTAACGGCTGTCGACGACAAAGCGGCGAGTGTTTATTTGGGCGAAGGCTCGACCGGAACCGTCGATTGGAAACAAATGGAATGGGCGCGTCCGTATATCGAACTGGACAACCGCGGACCGGCGCCGAAGAAGCCCGCTGACGTCGTTGCTGCCGGCGACCTCATCCGGGTGAAATGGGTTGAGCAGGACGACAAGAAAGTTCTGCGGCTATCGCAGATTCCGCGCGTCGCTGCCGCGATGATCGCGCTCGACCCGAACAACGGTTCGATCCGCGCCCTAGTAGGCGGATACGACTTCTATCACAGCAAGTTCAATCGCGTCACCCAAGCGAAACGTCAGCCCGGTTCGGGATTCAAGGCATTCATCTACTCGGCGGCGCTGGCCAGCGGCTTTACGCCAGCCAGCCTGATCAACGACGCGCCCGTGGTGTTCGAAGACCCGAGCCTCGAAGGCGCATGGCGGCCGGAAAACTACTCGGGCAAGTTCTTCGGCCCGACCCGCTTGCGCTATGCACTGACCAAGTCGCGCAACCTGGTTTCGATACGTTTGCTGAGCTCGATGGGCATCGATAACGCGGTCAGACATATCGCAAAATTCGGCTTCGATCCAAAAGAAATCCCCCACAACCTGTCACTCGCACTGGGTAGCACTGAAGTAACGCCGCTGCAGATGGCGACCGGGTACGCGGTGCTGGCCAACGGTGGCTACCGCGTCGAGCCCTTCATGATCAATCGCATCGAGCAATCAGACGTCGGCGTGATCTATCGAGCAAACCCGCTGACGGTCTGCAAGGACTGCCCCGCGGTGGTCGCAGATACTGCTGCCGAAACACCCACTGACCAAGCGGAAGAGAGCGCCGCGCCACCCAACGAGTCGGCTACCGACCAACAGCCCAGGGTCGCGCCGCGTGTACTGGATGAGCGTAATCGCTACCTGATGTATTCGATGATGCAGGACGTTATCCGCGCCGGCACCGCGACCAAGGCACGCGAGTTGGGTCGAAAAGACATCGCGGGCAAGACCGGCACCACCAACGACCAACGCGATGCCTGGTTCAACGGATTCAACCAGAATATCGTTGCAAACGTCTGGGTAGGCTTCGATGACAACAGCAAGCTTGGACGCGGTGAAGTCGGCGGCAAAGCAGCTCTGCCCGCCTGGATCGAGTTCATGCGCACCGCGTTGAACGATGTGCCCGACGTCGAGCCGACCATGCCCAAAGGCATCGTGCGCATGCGCATCGATCCACGCACTGGGGCACGTGCCAGTGCGGCCACCGAAGACGCCATCTTCGAACTGTTCATGGCCGAGAATGCGCCCGAATACGCCGGCGGCACCACGAACACCGGCACCGTATCGTCGCAGCCGGTAACCACCACCCCGCCGACCCAGGATCTGTTCTGA
- a CDS encoding citrate synthase translates to MSDRKATLTFSDTGKSIELPIHSGTEGPDTVDITSLYAQGKVFTFDPGFVSTASCNSSITYIDGNEGVLRYRGYPIEQLAEKSSFIEVAYLLLYGELPSKTELDDFNSVITRHTMINESLLRFFEGFHYDAHPMAMMVGVVGSLSAFYHDSTDISDPRHREISAHRLIAKLPTIAAACYKHNVGEPVMYPRNDLSYTGNFLQMMFSTPCEDYEVDPLAERAMDLLFILHADHEQNASTSTVRLAGSSGANPFACIAAGTASLWGPAHGGANEAVLDMLEQIGDVKNIDKYLAKAKDKDDPFRLMGFGHRVYKNYDPRAKIIREVCYQVLEKLADTNNPLFELAMRLEELASKDDYFLEKKLYPNVDFYSGIIYRALGIPDSMFTVMFAIARTAGWVSHWMEMLDDPKHRIGRPRQLYQGAGKRDYLPVDQR, encoded by the coding sequence ATGTCTGACAGGAAAGCCACCCTCACCTTCAGTGATACCGGAAAGTCTATCGAGCTTCCGATTCACTCCGGCACTGAGGGTCCCGATACCGTTGATATCACGTCGCTCTATGCTCAGGGCAAGGTATTTACGTTCGATCCCGGCTTTGTCTCGACCGCCAGCTGCAACAGCTCGATCACCTACATCGACGGCAACGAGGGCGTGCTGCGCTATCGTGGCTACCCGATCGAGCAGTTGGCCGAAAAGTCTTCGTTTATCGAGGTGGCGTACCTGCTGCTGTATGGTGAGCTGCCGAGCAAAACCGAACTCGATGACTTCAATAGCGTCATCACGCGGCACACCATGATCAATGAGTCGCTGCTGCGTTTCTTCGAAGGCTTTCATTACGATGCGCACCCGATGGCTATGATGGTCGGCGTGGTGGGTTCGTTGTCCGCCTTCTATCACGATTCGACCGATATCAGTGACCCGCGCCATCGCGAGATCAGTGCGCACCGCCTGATTGCGAAGCTGCCGACGATCGCAGCCGCCTGCTACAAGCACAATGTGGGCGAGCCGGTGATGTATCCACGCAACGATCTGAGCTACACCGGCAACTTCTTGCAGATGATGTTTTCCACGCCGTGTGAAGACTATGAAGTGGACCCGCTGGCCGAACGCGCCATGGACCTGCTGTTCATTCTGCATGCCGATCACGAACAGAACGCGTCGACCTCGACTGTACGGCTCGCGGGCAGCTCGGGAGCCAATCCCTTCGCCTGTATCGCCGCTGGCACGGCTTCGTTGTGGGGGCCGGCTCACGGTGGCGCCAACGAAGCGGTTCTCGACATGCTCGAGCAGATCGGCGATGTGAAGAACATCGACAAGTATCTCGCCAAGGCCAAGGACAAGGACGATCCGTTCCGCCTGATGGGCTTCGGCCATCGCGTCTACAAAAACTACGATCCGCGCGCGAAGATCATTCGCGAGGTCTGTTATCAGGTCCTCGAGAAACTCGCGGATACCAACAATCCCTTGTTCGAGTTGGCGATGCGCCTCGAAGAACTCGCGTCGAAGGATGACTACTTCCTGGAGAAGAAGCTCTATCCGAACGTCGATTTCTATTCGGGTATCATCTACCGCGCGCTGGGTATCCCGGACAGCATGTTCACCGTCATGTTCGCTATTGCGCGTACCGCCGGCTGGGTGAGCCACTGGATGGAAATGCTCGATGACCCGAAACACCGCATCGGCCGTCCGCGCCAGTTGTATCAAGGTGCGGGCAAGCGCGACTACCTGCCAGTCGATCAGCGTTGA
- the mdh gene encoding malate dehydrogenase, producing the protein MQKVAIVGAGRVGETTAQILAEQETCREVVLIDIREDVPQGVALDIFQTAPFFEFDTRVSGSNDPAAMRDADVVVVTAGVPRKPGMSRSDVLGVNLKVIDGIIDDVMQFAPNAIVIMVTNPVDVLTYRVWQRTGWPRERVLGQAGVLDASRMAAFIAMETGFSTRDITTIVLGGHGDSMVPIPRFCTVNGIPVSQFLSEQQIEEIVERTRGGGAEILALRKNASAYDAPGASIAAMVDAISHNRNRVLPSVAILQGEYEEDGIAMGVPCILNERGLVQVLDLGLSDDEQAMFRESAAAVRHDIERIPLA; encoded by the coding sequence ATGCAGAAAGTTGCGATCGTGGGGGCCGGCAGGGTCGGCGAAACCACGGCACAGATTCTTGCGGAACAAGAGACCTGTCGTGAGGTTGTGTTGATCGACATCCGCGAAGACGTGCCGCAGGGCGTGGCGCTGGATATCTTCCAGACTGCGCCTTTCTTCGAATTCGATACCCGCGTAAGCGGCAGCAACGACCCGGCAGCGATGCGCGATGCCGATGTGGTTGTGGTGACGGCGGGTGTGCCGCGCAAACCCGGCATGTCGAGGTCTGACGTACTCGGCGTCAATCTCAAAGTGATCGACGGCATCATCGACGACGTTATGCAATTCGCACCGAACGCCATCGTCATCATGGTAACCAATCCGGTTGACGTGCTGACCTATCGCGTCTGGCAGCGCACCGGCTGGCCGCGGGAACGGGTATTGGGTCAGGCTGGGGTGTTGGATGCCTCGCGCATGGCGGCCTTCATCGCGATGGAGACCGGTTTTTCGACCCGCGACATCACCACGATTGTGCTGGGCGGTCATGGCGACAGCATGGTGCCGATACCGCGATTTTGCACAGTCAATGGCATACCCGTATCGCAGTTTCTGAGCGAACAACAGATCGAAGAAATCGTTGAGCGCACCCGCGGTGGGGGCGCAGAGATACTCGCGCTGCGCAAGAACGCCAGCGCCTACGATGCGCCTGGCGCGTCTATTGCAGCGATGGTCGATGCGATCAGCCACAATAGAAACCGGGTGTTGCCCAGCGTTGCGATATTGCAGGGAGAATATGAAGAAGACGGCATTGCCATGGGTGTGCCTTGCATATTGAACGAGCGTGGTTTGGTCCAGGTGCTGGATCTCGGATTGAGTGACGATGAGCAAGCGATGTTTCGCGAGTCGGCGGCGGCAGTACGGCATGATATCGAACGAATTCCGTTAGCCTGA
- a CDS encoding malic enzyme-like NAD(P)-binding protein, with amino-acid sequence MTQAKQQNADADFEINQAALDYHANPRPGKISVEVSKSTRTQRDLALAYTPGVAEPVRRIADDPQDAYKYTAKGNLVAVITDGTAVLGLGNVGALAGKPVMEGKGVLFKHFAGIDVFDIEVNAKRPQEFIETVMRIAPTFGGINLEDIAAPHCFEIEQALIEQLDIPVFHDDQHGTAIIIAAGLLNALELQGKSLDSARIVVLGAGAAGIAAVRLLIAMGAHRDNFLVLDRKGVIHLGRKDLNPYKFGVAVETEARTLEDAMQGADVFIGVSGPDLVSPEMLASMADKPIVFALSNPVPEIRPEVAVKVRDDLVMATGRSDYPNQVNNVLGFPFIFRGALDVRASRINEDMQIAAVHALKDLTHQPVPQEVLDAYGLSALSFGPDYILPKPLDVRLKDVIPPAVARAAMDSGVARAAWPKDYPEK; translated from the coding sequence ATGACGCAGGCAAAACAACAAAACGCCGATGCCGATTTTGAGATCAACCAGGCCGCGTTGGACTATCACGCCAATCCGCGTCCCGGCAAGATCAGCGTCGAGGTCTCCAAGTCGACCCGGACACAACGCGATCTGGCGTTGGCCTATACGCCGGGCGTTGCCGAGCCAGTACGTCGCATCGCTGACGACCCACAGGATGCCTACAAGTACACCGCCAAAGGCAATCTGGTCGCGGTAATTACCGATGGCACCGCGGTACTTGGCTTGGGAAATGTCGGTGCGTTGGCCGGCAAACCGGTGATGGAAGGCAAGGGGGTGCTGTTCAAGCACTTTGCCGGCATCGACGTATTCGATATCGAGGTGAATGCCAAGCGCCCGCAGGAGTTCATCGAGACAGTGATGCGTATCGCGCCGACCTTCGGCGGCATCAATCTTGAGGACATCGCGGCGCCGCACTGTTTCGAGATCGAGCAGGCGTTGATCGAGCAACTCGATATCCCGGTGTTCCACGACGACCAACACGGTACCGCGATCATCATCGCCGCCGGCCTGTTGAATGCGCTCGAGCTGCAGGGCAAGAGCCTGGATAGTGCTCGGATTGTTGTGTTGGGTGCAGGCGCTGCGGGTATCGCGGCGGTTCGTCTGCTGATTGCGATGGGTGCGCACCGTGACAACTTCCTGGTGCTCGATCGTAAGGGCGTGATCCACCTCGGGCGTAAGGACCTGAACCCGTACAAGTTCGGTGTTGCCGTCGAAACCGAAGCACGCACGTTGGAAGACGCCATGCAAGGCGCCGACGTGTTCATCGGCGTATCCGGGCCGGACTTGGTATCGCCCGAGATGTTGGCGTCGATGGCCGACAAGCCGATCGTATTCGCCCTGTCCAACCCGGTGCCGGAGATCCGTCCGGAAGTCGCTGTAAAGGTCCGTGACGATCTGGTCATGGCGACTGGTCGTTCGGATTACCCAAACCAGGTCAACAATGTTCTGGGCTTCCCCTTCATCTTCCGTGGCGCCCTGGATGTGCGTGCCAGCCGGATCAACGAAGACATGCAGATTGCGGCCGTGCATGCATTGAAGGACCTGACGCACCAGCCCGTGCCGCAAGAGGTGTTGGATGCGTATGGCCTGAGCGCTCTGTCGTTTGGCCCGGACTACATTCTGCCCAAGCCGCTGGACGTTCGTCTCAAAGACGTTATCCCGCCGGCCGTTGCGCGTGCGGCGATGGATAGCGGCGTCGCCCGGGCTGCGTGGCCCAAAGATTACCCAGAAAAATAG
- the rpmE gene encoding 50S ribosomal protein L31 produces MKADVHPNYTDIKVVCSCGNSFETRSTIGGDTLQVEVCSACHPFYTGQQKLMDTAGRVDQFRKRFRR; encoded by the coding sequence ATGAAAGCGGACGTGCATCCGAACTACACCGACATCAAGGTCGTGTGCAGCTGCGGTAACTCTTTCGAAACGCGTTCCACCATCGGTGGCGACACGCTGCAAGTCGAAGTGTGCTCAGCATGCCACCCATTCTATACCGGTCAGCAGAAACTGATGGACACGGCCGGCCGTGTCGACCAGTTCCGCAAACGTTTCCGTCGCTAA
- a CDS encoding DUF3135 domain-containing protein translates to MEQKNTAEFDFDAWSDMAKNDPEAFEKMRLAAIEDVIEKAPEDNRERLRRLQWRIDQERRLARTPMAACLRISRMMWRMVLGEGGLNDRFAELQGLVNGHVPDTSARRPMGGEVVAFARAQD, encoded by the coding sequence ATGGAACAAAAAAATACTGCCGAGTTTGATTTTGACGCCTGGTCCGATATGGCCAAGAACGATCCTGAGGCGTTCGAGAAGATGCGTCTCGCCGCGATTGAAGACGTCATCGAGAAAGCCCCCGAGGACAACCGCGAGCGCCTGCGCCGACTGCAATGGCGAATCGACCAGGAACGTCGCCTGGCACGCACGCCGATGGCGGCCTGCCTGCGGATCTCGCGCATGATGTGGCGCATGGTGCTTGGCGAAGGCGGCCTGAACGATCGTTTCGCGGAGCTGCAGGGCCTGGTTAACGGACACGTGCCCGATACCTCGGCTCGACGCCCGATGGGCGGTGAAGTCGTGGCATTTGCCCGCGCGCAGGACTGA
- a CDS encoding CPXCG motif-containing cysteine-rich protein has translation MESLDFAAVQCPYCGETIELAVDASAGEQRYIEDCSVCCKPIEVLLFADGGDWRITVARDDD, from the coding sequence ATGGAATCACTGGATTTCGCAGCTGTGCAATGCCCTTACTGCGGCGAAACGATCGAACTGGCGGTCGACGCCTCAGCCGGCGAACAACGCTACATCGAGGACTGCAGCGTGTGTTGCAAGCCGATTGAGGTGTTGTTGTTCGCCGATGGCGGCGACTGGCGAATCACGGTGGCGCGCGATGACGACTGA